From one Streptomyces sp. NBC_01478 genomic stretch:
- a CDS encoding MFS transporter — translation MTTTTSSRQAGTATASPRAMARAGRLHPVGVFVLLAGAFLPIMDFFITNVALPSIDASLHASASSLELVIAGYGVAYATLLVLGGRLGDRYGRRRIFLGALVGFVLASLACGVAPGVGALIVARIVQGATAALLIPQVLATFHHVLEGERKARAVALYGATSGIAAVVGQLVGGLLVSADIAGTSWRPIFLVNVPIGVVVLLVAARIVPSTRSPHPVGIDLPGTVLFAATLTALLVPLTEGHSLGWPWWTWLLIAFSVVLGAATYVVEKRTERRGEVPLLPPSLLRLPSMSRGLAMVFVFSVGFGAFMFVFALTVQNGLHADALHSGLAILPMALLFFAGSLAAPRVLTRFGRAALSAGAVVQLAGLASLVTVVVGKWPHVSLWAMALPLALVGAGQSMLFAGLFRSVLADVPSHLGGIGSGVLITLQQSGLALGVATLGTLYLALAPHDIAHAFAGVEYVQMGIVALLAVGAAALPRFTQPASAATPVADV, via the coding sequence ATGACAACAACCACTTCCTCCCGGCAGGCCGGGACCGCGACGGCCTCCCCTCGGGCCATGGCTCGTGCGGGCAGGCTGCATCCGGTCGGGGTCTTCGTCCTGCTGGCCGGCGCGTTCCTGCCGATCATGGACTTCTTCATCACCAACGTGGCCCTGCCCAGCATCGACGCCTCCCTGCACGCTTCGGCGTCGTCACTGGAACTGGTGATCGCCGGATATGGCGTCGCGTACGCGACCCTGCTCGTCCTCGGCGGTCGGCTGGGCGACCGCTACGGCCGCCGCAGGATCTTCCTCGGTGCCCTGGTGGGCTTCGTACTGGCCTCGCTGGCGTGTGGTGTCGCCCCGGGCGTGGGTGCGCTGATCGTGGCTCGCATCGTCCAGGGCGCCACCGCCGCCCTCCTCATCCCGCAGGTGCTGGCGACCTTCCACCACGTCCTGGAAGGGGAACGCAAGGCTCGTGCCGTGGCCCTGTACGGGGCGACTTCCGGCATCGCCGCCGTGGTTGGCCAACTGGTGGGCGGCCTGCTGGTCAGCGCCGACATCGCCGGCACCTCCTGGCGGCCGATCTTCCTGGTCAACGTGCCCATCGGCGTGGTCGTGCTGCTGGTGGCAGCACGGATCGTGCCCAGCACCCGCTCGCCCCACCCGGTCGGCATCGACCTGCCCGGCACCGTCCTGTTCGCCGCCACCCTGACTGCTCTGCTCGTCCCGCTGACCGAGGGCCACTCCCTGGGCTGGCCGTGGTGGACCTGGCTGCTCATCGCCTTCTCCGTCGTCCTCGGCGCCGCCACCTACGTCGTGGAGAAGCGCACCGAGCGGCGCGGTGAGGTCCCGCTGCTGCCGCCCTCCCTGCTGCGTCTGCCGTCGATGTCCCGGGGCCTTGCCATGGTGTTCGTCTTCAGTGTCGGCTTCGGCGCGTTCATGTTCGTCTTCGCTCTCACCGTGCAGAACGGCCTGCACGCCGACGCCCTGCACAGTGGGCTGGCGATCCTGCCGATGGCACTGCTGTTCTTCGCCGGCTCCCTGGCCGCGCCCCGCGTGCTCACACGGTTCGGCCGGGCCGCCCTGTCCGCCGGCGCCGTCGTCCAACTCGCCGGACTGGCCTCCTTGGTGACGGTCGTGGTCGGAAAGTGGCCGCACGTCAGCCTGTGGGCGATGGCTCTGCCGCTCGCCCTGGTCGGTGCCGGACAGTCGATGCTCTTCGCCGGCCTGTTCCGCAGCGTGCTCGCCGACGTTCCGAGTCATCTCGGCGGCATCGGCAGCGGGGTGCTGATCACCCTCCAGCAGAGCGGCCTCGCCCTCGGTGTGGCCACCCTCGGCACCCTCTACCTGGCCCTGGCCCCGCACGACATCGCCCACGCGTTCGCCGGCGTCGAGTACGTGCAGATGGGCATCGTCGCCCTCCTCGCCGTCGGCGCCGCCGCCCTGCCGCGCTTCACCCAACCCGCGTCGGCTGCCACTCCGGTCGCCGACGTCTGA
- a CDS encoding sulfotransferase family protein: MILSGPGARRVVGAVRRRIRKPAEPPMAHAADRLVPAPVFVLSSVRSGSTLLRVLLNSHPQIRAPHEMHLRTLAVGLTKPYTSKAMAQLDLDQRELEYLLWDRVLHRELVRSGKRIIVDKTPGNAGFWERLQEGWPDARYIFLLRHPASMVSSLINNRPDRDLDATVREVRMYVDAVEAARGGLDGLTVRYEELTERPEEVTREICAYLGVRWTPTMLDYSSRDHGPFVPFIGDWSDNIKSGKIQTARPLPDAANVPAALRDVTRAWGYPC, translated from the coding sequence ATGATCTTGAGCGGTCCAGGGGCGCGTCGTGTGGTCGGCGCGGTACGGCGGCGGATACGGAAGCCGGCCGAGCCTCCGATGGCGCACGCGGCAGACCGGCTTGTGCCGGCCCCGGTGTTCGTCCTCTCCTCTGTGCGCTCCGGCTCCACGTTGCTGCGGGTCCTGCTCAACAGTCATCCGCAGATCCGCGCCCCGCACGAGATGCACCTGCGCACGCTGGCGGTCGGTCTCACCAAGCCGTACACCTCGAAGGCCATGGCGCAGCTCGACCTCGACCAGCGGGAGCTGGAGTATCTGCTGTGGGATCGCGTTCTGCACCGGGAACTGGTGCGCAGCGGCAAGCGGATCATCGTGGACAAGACGCCCGGCAACGCGGGGTTCTGGGAGCGGTTGCAGGAGGGCTGGCCCGACGCCCGGTACATCTTCCTGCTGCGTCACCCGGCGTCGATGGTGAGCTCGCTGATCAACAACCGTCCCGACCGCGATCTGGATGCGACCGTGCGTGAGGTGCGCATGTACGTCGACGCGGTCGAGGCTGCCCGCGGAGGGCTGGACGGTCTCACGGTCCGCTACGAGGAGTTGACCGAGCGGCCGGAGGAGGTCACGCGGGAGATCTGCGCGTATCTCGGTGTGCGGTGGACGCCGACGATGCTGGATTACAGCAGCCGTGATCACGGGCCGTTCGTGCCCTTCATCGGTGACTGGAGCGACAACATCAAGTCAGGGAAGATCCAGACAGCGCGGCCACTGCCGGATGCGGCGAACGTGCCGGCGGCGCTGCGCGACGTCACCCGTGCCT